A single Methanolobus sp. ZRKC5 DNA region contains:
- a CDS encoding glutamate--tRNA ligase gives MTLTDDDKKTIEKYALQNAVKYGQAPQIGAVMGRVMGECPQLRSKAKDVTPLIQEILVEVAKETPEQWQARLEAIAPELIEELNTKKEPDKGLKALDVEEGQQVVMRFAPNPNGPPTLGSTRGIVVNSEYVKKYGGKFIIRFDDTDPQTKRPMLEAYDWYVDDCKWLGANPDEIVIASDRIPVYYDYARKLIEMGHAYVCFCDGADFKKFKDAKEPCPHRNASPGENMGHWDKMIAGEYEERYAVLRIKTDITHKDPALRDFGAFRIVKTPHPRPEVGDKYCVWPLLDFEGAIEDHELGMTHIIRGKDLMDSEKRQTYIYNYLGWTYPKTTHWGRVKMHEFGKFSTSGLRQSIENGEYSGWDDPRLPTLRALRRRGILPEAIRKFMIDMGVGETDISLSMDTLYAENRKIIDPIANRYFFVWNPVELEIANAEPCTVTPTLHPTEDRGTRSIDVGSKLYVCNDDVGKFEVGSKLRLKDLYNVEIISMEPLQARYIDDSMETAKKEKMRIIHWAPMDGAPVRVLSQDGEFTGIGERQVATELNKVVQFERFGFCRIDAVAGEIVAYYTHK, from the coding sequence ATGACTTTAACTGACGATGATAAGAAAACTATAGAGAAGTATGCACTCCAGAATGCTGTGAAATATGGTCAGGCTCCACAAATTGGTGCTGTTATGGGTCGTGTCATGGGTGAATGCCCACAGCTTCGTTCCAAGGCAAAGGATGTTACTCCGCTCATACAGGAGATTCTTGTGGAAGTTGCAAAGGAAACACCTGAGCAGTGGCAGGCTCGCCTTGAGGCAATTGCTCCTGAACTTATTGAGGAATTGAATACTAAAAAAGAACCTGATAAGGGTTTAAAAGCACTGGATGTTGAAGAGGGACAGCAGGTTGTAATGCGTTTTGCACCAAACCCTAACGGTCCGCCAACCCTTGGAAGTACTCGTGGTATCGTTGTGAATTCCGAGTACGTAAAAAAGTACGGTGGCAAGTTCATCATACGCTTTGATGACACCGACCCCCAGACAAAGCGCCCTATGCTTGAAGCATACGATTGGTATGTGGATGATTGCAAATGGCTCGGTGCTAATCCTGACGAGATAGTCATTGCTTCTGACAGGATACCTGTTTATTATGATTATGCTCGTAAGCTCATAGAAATGGGACATGCATATGTCTGTTTCTGTGATGGTGCTGATTTCAAGAAGTTCAAGGATGCCAAAGAGCCTTGCCCACACAGGAATGCAAGTCCTGGGGAAAACATGGGGCATTGGGATAAGATGATTGCAGGTGAATACGAGGAGAGATATGCTGTCCTGCGTATCAAAACCGATATCACTCATAAGGACCCTGCACTTCGTGATTTTGGTGCGTTCAGGATTGTAAAGACTCCACACCCCCGTCCTGAAGTTGGGGACAAATATTGTGTCTGGCCATTGCTTGACTTTGAGGGTGCCATTGAGGACCATGAACTCGGTATGACTCACATCATCAGGGGTAAGGATCTGATGGATAGTGAAAAACGCCAGACATACATCTACAATTACCTTGGCTGGACCTATCCGAAAACAACTCACTGGGGTCGTGTGAAGATGCACGAGTTCGGTAAATTCAGTACAAGTGGACTTCGCCAATCTATAGAAAATGGTGAGTATTCCGGATGGGACGACCCCCGTCTTCCAACCCTGCGTGCACTGCGCAGAAGAGGAATACTACCCGAGGCTATCCGTAAGTTCATGATCGATATGGGTGTCGGTGAGACTGATATCAGCCTCAGTATGGATACTCTCTATGCAGAGAACCGTAAGATTATCGACCCGATAGCCAACAGGTATTTCTTTGTCTGGAATCCGGTCGAGCTTGAGATTGCTAATGCAGAGCCCTGCACAGTGACTCCCACACTCCATCCAACAGAAGATAGGGGTACTCGCAGTATAGATGTAGGTTCAAAGCTATACGTATGTAATGATGATGTTGGGAAGTTTGAAGTAGGTTCAAAGTTGAGGCTTAAAGATCTCTATAACGTGGAGATAATATCTATGGAACCACTTCAGGCTCGCTATATTGATGACTCCATGGAGACTGCCAAAAAGGAAAAGATGAGAATCATCCACTGGGCTCCAATGGACGGAGCTCCTGTAAGAGTGCTCTCGCAAGATGGCGAATTTACTGGAATTGGTGAAAGGCAGGTCGCTACAGAGCTGAACAAGGTTGTACAGTTTGAAAGATTTGGTTTCTGCAGGATAGATGCTGTTGCCGGAGAAATAGTGGCTTATTATACACATAAGTAA
- a CDS encoding tyrosine-type recombinase/integrase yields MSEKCAIWRTRAHISRRIENMSNGIYKININARLESLEKSNVSAVNKELIAFFADYCFTEGLGEHRVLKYISSLKNIALSLNLDFDKADEKEIRKYISSLERSDKSEWTKHDYKVALKKFYKWMFKEDNPAPTKWISTTIKKKNQKSPEDILTESEILRLIDHSTNKRDEALIALLWDIGARVGEVGNLLIKHLTFDERGAIIKLNGKTGFRRVRAVWSVEYLKEWLKVHPERENPNAPLWFKFDKKSDSLEMLRYDAIRMRLKKIATKARINKKVHPHLFRHSRCTYMANYLTEAQMNLYFGWVQGSDMPAVYVHLSGRDVDDAILKANGVTTGKDTSTNQSQHESTINNIDFSSIMESKINKLIEEKMKQILES; encoded by the coding sequence TTGTCTGAAAAATGCGCGATTTGGAGGACCAGAGCCCATATTTCAAGAAGGATTGAAAATATGAGTAATGGAATCTATAAAATAAACATAAATGCAAGGCTAGAATCTTTAGAGAAATCCAATGTATCGGCCGTAAATAAAGAATTAATAGCATTCTTTGCTGATTACTGCTTTACTGAAGGACTAGGTGAACACCGAGTTTTGAAATACATCTCATCATTAAAAAACATTGCTTTGTCACTGAATCTTGATTTTGATAAAGCTGACGAAAAGGAAATCCGAAAATACATTTCAAGCTTAGAAAGGTCAGATAAAAGTGAGTGGACAAAACATGATTATAAAGTTGCATTGAAGAAATTCTATAAATGGATGTTTAAAGAAGACAATCCAGCCCCAACAAAATGGATATCCACAACTATAAAAAAGAAAAATCAGAAATCGCCAGAGGATATCCTAACAGAGTCAGAAATACTGAGATTGATTGATCATTCAACAAACAAAAGAGATGAGGCCCTAATTGCTTTGCTATGGGATATCGGAGCAAGAGTGGGTGAAGTTGGAAATTTGCTGATTAAACATCTTACTTTTGATGAGCGCGGTGCAATCATTAAACTAAACGGCAAAACAGGTTTCAGAAGGGTCAGAGCTGTATGGAGTGTTGAGTACCTCAAAGAATGGTTGAAGGTTCACCCTGAGAGGGAAAATCCAAATGCTCCACTCTGGTTTAAATTTGACAAGAAAAGTGATTCCTTAGAGATGCTAAGATATGATGCAATCCGCATGAGACTTAAGAAAATAGCGACGAAAGCCAGAATTAACAAAAAGGTTCATCCCCATCTTTTCCGTCATTCCAGATGTACATATATGGCTAACTATTTGACTGAAGCTCAAATGAACCTATATTTTGGATGGGTACAAGGCTCAGATATGCCTGCTGTCTATGTTCACCTCTCGGGAAGAGATGTTGATGATGCTATTCTAAAGGCTAACGGAGTCACAACTGGAAAAGATACATCTACAAATCAAAGCCAACATGAAAGCACGATAAATAACATTGATTTTTCATCAATAATGGAATCAAAAATCAACAAATTAATAGAGGAAAAAATGAAGCAGATTCTTGAATCGTAA
- a CDS encoding cache domain-containing protein, translating into MNRFKNIFSVLFITVLLLAVAGCVQSEETVIIEQEEQIIEEEQNELLAQKDYTISQVNAAIELIDEKGELAFPEFRGNDSKWFHNESYIFVWKADGLRVVYPPEVNREGEDMSELQDFNAKPIGRIFIETALSEEGEGWINYEWPKPGETEPSTKSTFIKKVSIDNQTYLVGSGFYVDDFVYDKNLEDIDDINHFGDATVRNLINPNRVEMGMDMDYSIAHFTVKTGATLDTLIMKNPETYYVLEGEGMLYIEDVPFELNKGQLVLVPANAKQYIENTGDVDLEFLSINQPAWEPQNEIILE; encoded by the coding sequence ATGAACCGTTTTAAAAATATATTTAGTGTTCTGTTCATTACTGTTCTCTTGCTGGCAGTTGCCGGTTGCGTGCAGTCAGAAGAGACAGTTATTATTGAACAGGAAGAACAAATAATTGAAGAAGAACAGAACGAACTGTTAGCCCAGAAAGACTATACAATATCGCAGGTCAATGCTGCTATTGAACTCATCGATGAAAAAGGAGAGCTGGCATTTCCTGAATTCAGAGGGAATGATAGCAAGTGGTTCCACAATGAGTCCTACATATTTGTCTGGAAGGCTGACGGGCTACGTGTCGTCTACCCACCCGAAGTGAACAGGGAAGGCGAGGATATGAGCGAACTTCAAGACTTCAACGCCAAACCCATAGGCAGAATCTTCATCGAGACGGCTTTAAGTGAAGAAGGCGAGGGATGGATCAATTATGAATGGCCAAAACCAGGTGAAACAGAACCTTCTACAAAATCCACATTTATCAAGAAAGTTTCTATCGATAATCAGACATATCTTGTAGGTTCCGGTTTCTACGTAGATGACTTCGTCTATGATAAAAATCTTGAAGACATCGATGATATCAATCACTTTGGAGATGCAACCGTTAGAAACCTGATCAACCCGAATAGAGTTGAAATGGGTATGGACATGGATTACAGCATTGCACATTTTACAGTTAAAACAGGTGCTACCCTTGATACCCTCATTATGAAGAACCCGGAAACATATTACGTTCTTGAGGGTGAAGGCATGCTCTACATAGAGGACGTACCATTTGAACTGAATAAAGGACAACTTGTCCTCGTGCCTGCAAACGCAAAGCAATACATCGAGAATACCGGAGATGTTGACCTTGAGTTCCTTTCCATAAACCAGCCTGCATGGGAACCGCAGAACGAGATTATTCTGGAGTGA
- a CDS encoding AbrB/MazE/SpoVT family DNA-binding domain-containing protein, translated as MSIQEIRTATITSKGQIVIPASMRTGNFDIGHRVAVIATDSHIEIRPLDDVEKRMGTAIASEKALAKLWDTPEEDEAWDYL; from the coding sequence TTGTCAATTCAAGAAATAAGGACTGCAACTATAACAAGCAAGGGTCAGATCGTAATTCCTGCTTCCATGCGTACAGGTAATTTTGATATTGGACATCGCGTTGCAGTAATAGCCACAGATTCTCATATAGAAATTCGGCCACTTGATGATGTTGAAAAGAGAATGGGCACTGCTATAGCATCAGAAAAGGCTCTTGCAAAACTTTGGGATACACCTGAAGAAGATGAAGCATGGGACTATCTATGA
- a CDS encoding ATP-binding protein, whose translation MDTRDKLKSTIIDWQGRELPPLQRRKYELNIDTPYVNDIVGVRRCGKTYYMYQLMSELLEQGVAKNNILYLNLDDDRLQPLNGDELQLLIETFREMQEISEEDRLYIFLDEIQNFPSWERWVKGIYDRKQNVKIVISGSNASLLSQDISTLLTGRHLSTRMFPFSFVEFLNYHSITYDVKELPYSEDRAIIKRKFTEYLKNGGFPETIVYPSIQHREILQSYFDDIIYRDIISRYGIRNPLTFKDLALFCISNIAKPHTFNSLKRLFANYSSLSTDAIINYLSYLEDTFLLFSIRHYDESLKQQMNKPRKLYCIDTGMINAVSFKLSSDTGRLYENLVFIQLLRSGDEIYYWQNQKGHEVDFVMKKGLEPTQLIQVCFDLSDPKTKEREINGLLAGMKNFKMKEGIIITSDDFGEEIVDGKKVRYVPLWYWLLEEDGVLGV comes from the coding sequence ATGGACACCAGGGATAAACTGAAAAGTACTATTATTGACTGGCAGGGGAGGGAGTTACCACCGCTTCAAAGACGTAAATATGAGCTAAACATTGATACGCCTTATGTAAATGATATTGTGGGTGTCAGGAGATGTGGTAAAACCTATTACATGTATCAGTTGATGTCTGAATTGCTTGAACAGGGTGTAGCAAAGAACAATATATTGTATTTGAATCTTGACGATGACAGGCTGCAGCCACTTAATGGAGATGAACTTCAACTCCTAATCGAGACATTCAGGGAAATGCAGGAGATATCCGAAGAAGATCGTTTGTACATTTTCCTGGATGAAATCCAGAACTTTCCTTCATGGGAGAGATGGGTCAAAGGCATATATGACAGAAAACAAAATGTGAAGATTGTAATAAGTGGTTCAAATGCATCCCTGCTTTCACAGGATATATCCACACTGCTTACTGGCAGACATCTAAGCACAAGAATGTTCCCTTTCAGCTTTGTGGAATTTCTAAATTATCATTCGATAACCTACGATGTGAAAGAACTTCCCTATTCCGAAGACAGAGCAATTATCAAGCGTAAGTTCACAGAATATCTTAAAAATGGAGGATTTCCTGAGACTATCGTCTATCCATCTATCCAGCATCGGGAAATATTACAGTCGTATTTCGACGACATCATATATCGTGATATTATCTCAAGATACGGGATACGCAATCCTCTTACCTTCAAGGACCTTGCATTGTTCTGCATATCAAACATCGCAAAACCACATACTTTCAATTCTCTCAAACGGCTGTTTGCCAATTATTCATCTCTCAGTACAGATGCCATAATTAATTACCTTTCATATCTTGAAGATACCTTTTTGCTTTTCAGTATCCGGCATTATGATGAATCATTGAAGCAGCAGATGAACAAACCCCGGAAGTTGTATTGCATAGATACAGGTATGATCAATGCAGTCTCCTTTAAACTCTCCTCCGACACCGGAAGATTATACGAAAATCTGGTTTTCATCCAGCTTTTACGCTCTGGTGATGAAATATATTACTGGCAAAATCAGAAAGGACACGAAGTTGATTTTGTAATGAAGAAAGGACTTGAACCAACCCAATTGATACAGGTATGCTTTGATCTGTCTGACCCCAAAACCAAAGAACGTGAGATAAATGGTCTTCTGGCCGGGATGAAGAATTTTAAGATGAAAGAGGGTATTATCATCACTTCAGATGATTTTGGCGAGGAGATTGTTGATGGGAAGAAGGTGAGGTATGTGCCATTGTGGTATTGGTTGTTGGAAGAGGATGGTGTTTTGGGGGTATAA
- a CDS encoding tetratricopeptide repeat protein, translated as MGMLDDVKSKKKQKAAENWMKMAESAKTLEKQIEYYTKSLDIDPYNAEAWFKKGKGLERLGQFEEAKRCLDLAVEIDPDYQGLISQKYESNASPAPLVDDGASFVSSPSEPVIEDEQDTGEWIAETPDTIITEEEEEEVLKEDEYSFTPPVGEESIFSNAISSSDEDNGSPAMIREEEDDDVFGSSQEGSSVISEPDIISENGHMAADEASSFASSISPEVEEVVVNEREDTFSSDQASTTPETPSSFKAEENVISNKETVVSKSASISSPSAAISRKPQMDKMKAASLPSSKPISSSRPVAISSSEIVDIRIPLNETIKFWAIGIIAMLIVLIISSII; from the coding sequence ATGGGAATGCTAGATGACGTCAAATCAAAGAAAAAACAGAAAGCTGCTGAAAATTGGATGAAAATGGCTGAATCGGCCAAAACACTTGAAAAGCAAATAGAATACTATACCAAATCACTGGACATAGATCCCTATAATGCAGAGGCATGGTTCAAGAAGGGCAAAGGCCTGGAAAGACTTGGACAGTTTGAGGAAGCTAAAAGATGCCTTGACCTTGCAGTCGAAATTGATCCGGACTATCAGGGGCTTATTAGTCAAAAATATGAATCAAATGCTTCTCCAGCTCCTCTTGTAGATGATGGTGCAAGTTTTGTTTCATCCCCTTCTGAACCAGTTATTGAAGATGAACAGGACACCGGGGAATGGATAGCTGAAACACCGGACACTATCATTACAGAAGAAGAAGAAGAAGAAGTGCTTAAGGAGGATGAATATTCTTTCACCCCGCCTGTTGGGGAAGAATCGATATTCAGCAATGCAATATCAAGTTCAGATGAAGACAATGGCTCTCCTGCAATGATTAGGGAAGAAGAGGATGATGATGTTTTTGGCAGCAGTCAGGAAGGATCATCTGTAATATCTGAACCCGACATAATTTCGGAAAATGGCCACATGGCTGCTGACGAGGCTTCTTCATTTGCATCATCTATCTCCCCTGAAGTTGAAGAAGTAGTGGTGAATGAAAGAGAGGATACGTTCTCATCCGATCAGGCATCAACTACCCCGGAAACTCCTTCATCTTTCAAAGCTGAAGAAAATGTTATTAGCAATAAGGAAACTGTAGTCTCAAAATCAGCTAGTATCAGTTCTCCCTCGGCAGCTATCTCCAGGAAACCTCAAATGGATAAAATGAAAGCTGCATCACTTCCTTCTTCAAAACCCATCAGTAGTTCAAGGCCAGTTGCAATCTCCAGCTCCGAGATAGTAGATATCAGGATACCATTGAATGAAACAATAAAATTCTGGGCAATAGGTATTATTGCAATGCTTATTGTTCTGATAATCTCCTCAATAATTTGA
- a CDS encoding type II toxin-antitoxin system PemK/MazF family toxin, whose amino-acid sequence MNEHSNSLRTSKGTVVILPFPFSDLTASKKRPALVIVDLAGEDVILCQITSNHRLDGYEVPLRKDDFADGHLKVDSLIRTNKLFTATKDIIIAEVGKVTDAKIKDVDEKLIAMIKAGQ is encoded by the coding sequence ATGAACGAACATAGTAACAGCTTGAGAACAAGCAAAGGAACAGTTGTAATTTTGCCATTTCCGTTTTCGGATCTGACAGCATCGAAGAAAAGACCTGCACTGGTTATTGTGGATCTAGCAGGAGAAGACGTTATACTCTGTCAGATAACATCGAACCATCGTCTGGACGGCTATGAAGTGCCTTTAAGAAAAGACGATTTTGCTGATGGCCACCTCAAAGTAGATAGTCTAATTCGAACAAATAAACTATTCACCGCAACAAAAGACATAATTATTGCTGAAGTAGGGAAAGTTACTGATGCAAAAATAAAGGATGTCGATGAAAAATTGATAGCCATGATAAAAGCAGGTCAATAA
- a CDS encoding fumarylacetoacetate hydrolase family protein: MFGRFRCNDNVFYGEVSGNTVTSQEGAVVEYKLSELEVLPPSNPSKIVCVGLNYHDHAAELGLSVPDEPILFIKPQSAVIGHHGKIIYPKVSERVDFEAELAIIIGKKCKNITYDRAYDVVAGFTCFNDVTARDLQQKDGQWTRAKSFDTFAPVGPFIVPVEDFNPEDASIVTRVNGVVMQDSNISKLIFDVPYLIEFISGIMTLEVGDVIATGTPPGVGELHPGDIVEVGIEGIGTLTNEVV, from the coding sequence ATGTTCGGACGATTCAGGTGTAATGATAATGTGTTCTACGGTGAGGTGAGTGGCAATACAGTAACTTCACAGGAAGGTGCAGTTGTGGAGTATAAACTATCAGAGTTAGAGGTGCTGCCACCGTCAAATCCTTCTAAGATCGTTTGTGTGGGTCTTAATTATCATGACCATGCAGCTGAGCTTGGTCTTAGCGTCCCCGACGAGCCAATACTTTTTATCAAACCACAATCTGCTGTTATTGGGCATCATGGGAAGATTATTTATCCCAAGGTTAGTGAAAGAGTTGACTTTGAAGCAGAGTTGGCTATCATAATTGGGAAAAAATGTAAGAATATCACCTATGACAGAGCTTATGATGTTGTTGCTGGTTTTACGTGTTTTAATGATGTGACTGCCCGTGACTTGCAGCAAAAGGATGGGCAGTGGACGAGGGCAAAAAGTTTTGATACCTTTGCGCCGGTGGGTCCTTTCATTGTTCCGGTTGAGGATTTCAACCCGGAAGACGCTTCAATTGTAACCCGTGTTAATGGTGTTGTGATGCAGGATTCCAATATATCCAAACTGATATTTGATGTACCCTATCTCATAGAATTCATTTCAGGAATAATGACACTGGAAGTCGGAGATGTAATTGCAACAGGCACTCCTCCAGGTGTAGGTGAGCTTCACCCCGGAGATATTGTAGAAGTGGGGATAGAAGGAATAGGGACTTTGACCAACGAGGTTGTATAA
- a CDS encoding universal stress protein — translation MQSEIYKKIMVATDGSENASKAALSGIEIAKLAGAKLYALNVMPMIPHASYFGVPIEPPKKVSKDEKSLHEHFEKDGKKALDAVKEMGTRAGIEVETVLVDGHPGSEIIDFAENNDIDLIVMGTLGRTGLDRVILGSVATDVVRHANTRVLVVK, via the coding sequence TTGCAAAGTGAAATATACAAGAAAATAATGGTTGCAACCGATGGTTCTGAAAATGCAAGTAAAGCAGCACTTTCCGGAATCGAAATTGCAAAGCTTGCCGGAGCGAAACTTTATGCTTTGAATGTAATGCCGATGATACCACATGCCTCTTATTTTGGGGTGCCTATAGAACCGCCTAAAAAGGTATCTAAGGATGAGAAAAGTTTGCATGAACATTTTGAAAAAGATGGGAAAAAAGCACTGGATGCCGTGAAGGAGATGGGTACAAGGGCAGGTATAGAGGTAGAAACAGTATTAGTTGATGGTCATCCCGGATCTGAGATCATAGATTTTGCTGAGAATAACGATATAGATCTTATCGTTATGGGCACATTGGGAAGGACCGGTCTGGACAGAGTGATTCTTGGAAGCGTGGCAACGGATGTCGTCAGGCACGCAAATACACGTGTTCTCGTCGTCAAATGA
- a CDS encoding NYN domain-containing protein, which produces MENNGTQDKLAVLIDADNAQPSIIEGLLDEIAIYGVASVKRIYGDWTSPNLGSWKNSLLDHSIQPIQQFAYTTGKNATDSSLIIDAMDLLYTEKLDGFCIVSSDSDFTRLSQRIREAGLKVYGFGEKKTPMAFISACDKFIYTEILRKQKTDTEDIPASPETEKRKTNELKGNTRLVNHLRNAVEDSADEDGWAFLAEVGGNLIKRSPDFDPRNYGYKKLGELVEATNLFDIDKRAQNGAGKSVVVYIRDKRSRGKK; this is translated from the coding sequence ATGGAAAATAATGGAACCCAGGATAAACTGGCTGTGTTAATAGATGCCGACAACGCCCAACCATCAATAATAGAAGGATTGCTGGATGAAATTGCAATTTATGGTGTTGCCAGTGTCAAAAGGATCTATGGGGACTGGACATCACCAAACCTGGGCTCATGGAAAAATTCCCTGCTCGATCATTCCATTCAGCCCATACAGCAATTCGCTTACACCACTGGCAAGAATGCAACGGACAGCTCACTTATTATTGATGCCATGGACTTGCTTTATACAGAGAAACTGGATGGGTTCTGCATTGTTTCAAGTGACAGTGATTTCACACGTCTGTCGCAGAGAATAAGGGAGGCAGGTCTGAAAGTCTATGGTTTCGGTGAAAAGAAAACTCCAATGGCTTTTATTTCAGCATGCGATAAGTTCATTTATACTGAAATTCTGAGAAAACAAAAAACAGATACTGAAGATATCCCTGCATCACCAGAAACTGAAAAAAGGAAAACTAATGAACTCAAAGGAAACACAAGACTTGTGAATCACCTGAGAAATGCAGTGGAAGATTCAGCAGATGAAGATGGATGGGCTTTCCTAGCAGAAGTTGGCGGAAACCTCATCAAACGCAGCCCCGATTTTGACCCCAGAAACTACGGCTACAAGAAGCTAGGGGAATTAGTTGAAGCAACAAATCTGTTTGATATCGATAAAAGAGCACAGAATGGCGCAGGGAAGAGTGTTGTTGTTTATATAAGGGATAAGAGAAGCAGAGGGAAGAAGTGA
- a CDS encoding RimK/LysX family protein — MKVNDLKAILKFSAKEEAFFGRFDLPKDAFYPMILSLKIGGAWSYSTDDLKGISVMKVFTTYDEETNTGHTVEEIYLLLDPEYVSKEGTVHRLEKCGGRDERALVTRPYSVTLKAKRIIVASVSTEKKKIFIKELDQNTVSFTGPSAFYAAHEMEHLEHIGIDGLPMWAFEYEELKG; from the coding sequence ATGAAGGTCAACGATCTTAAGGCTATTCTAAAATTCAGTGCAAAGGAAGAGGCATTTTTTGGCAGGTTTGATCTTCCTAAAGATGCCTTCTATCCAATGATCCTTTCTTTGAAGATTGGTGGTGCCTGGAGTTATTCCACAGATGACCTTAAAGGCATCTCAGTTATGAAGGTATTCACTACCTACGATGAAGAAACTAACACAGGTCATACTGTAGAGGAAATATATCTCCTTTTGGATCCGGAATATGTGTCGAAGGAAGGAACTGTTCACCGGCTGGAAAAATGTGGTGGCAGGGATGAAAGGGCTCTGGTGACAAGGCCATATTCAGTGACATTGAAAGCAAAAAGGATAATTGTTGCATCTGTGAGTACAGAAAAGAAGAAGATATTTATCAAAGAGCTTGATCAAAACACAGTTTCATTCACTGGTCCGTCTGCTTTTTACGCTGCCCATGAGATGGAACACTTAGAACATATCGGAATAGATGGACTTCCAATGTGGGCTTTTGAGTATGAAGAATTGAAAGGTTGA